The Camelina sativa cultivar DH55 chromosome 16, Cs, whole genome shotgun sequence sequence attttgacacTATTTAATTTGccaaaatcaaattgtttttaatttccaaatattttaacttttgtaTTAAGATTCTTATGTATCAAATACATAAAAAACGTTTCAATCCAAAATTTATTCTTTCAAAAGTCactaaaaattgatttttaggTTATAACAATAAATTGGGTGGCCTAAAAGTTATATAGCCtttctcctatatatatatcaagtatTTTAGCAAAGATCATGCGAACTCAGTCCAAGTGTCGTTGGTTGTGAATCATTGAAAGTGTTCATCATGAACATAGAGAAGGAAGTGTCGCATGTAGTGaatctaagaaaatatatacatataaaacaatataaaacaaatcaaacatttataaaatgttatacTTACGGTATATTTAGTATGTGTTAAGGTAAGTATACataataaattagtaaaataaaagttattaaaatctttttaaaaagaagataaataccTAATCTTTTaaacattattaattataataatcttattaaaaaaaactaatttataaaatatatatactcgaTGGCGTAGCTACGGGTTTTTGTCAAAAGAGAAAGTATTCACAAAATACGAATTCCCCTTATTATTCGAGTCGGTATATGAATAACCCCTAAACATAAATGAACCTACTACTAATCTAGCAAACTAAATTGGGCCTAAGCCCACATACGTTTGTAACAATAGGAAACAATAATCGAACTCATATATTAAAAcgtcaaataaaatatttcataaccACCAAAAATCTTCTTTGGCCACTTAAATTGACTAATTTTTCCGACCgcaatatatttaaattaacctTTTTCGTTTTCAGATCAGGTGTTACGTCAAATGACATGTTAACGACTATTATACAAAACTTCCTTTTCGgtaaagaataaacaaaaaaatttggtagTATGTAACGCTTCTATAACCAAATtatctttgtatatatttctcaataattttcattaaagaaaacagaacattAATGACCAAGTAGTGTGTATGTATGtgcttttttaattatatattctctgttattgtatctttttttagtaaattaccttaacaaaataaaactccACAAAAGCACAAACAAAGAGAAGCCAAAGATCATACAGATCGTGTCTTGAGCTTTTTCCCTacactctttcttctctctccatTGTCTCTTCGTGCCCACGTATCCTTCGTACCTTTCTTTAGCTCTTCTCTCTTCACCATCTTTACAACATCTCTTCCCTTCTAACAACCCTTGTAAAATTACCAAACTATCCTTCCCTTTCATACATTTTCCTTCAATGTCCTCTACTTGTAACCTCACGTCCCTCACGTGCACTTCTCCTCCCACTTCCTCATCCACCTCCTTCCACGCTTCCGCTGACCCGCATGACACAACTGCCGCCACTTCCGCCGCCGCTTCAGCCGTCACTACCGTCGAAAACCTTATCTCTAAATCACCCGTTAGCCAGTTACGCCTCGCCGACACAGCCTTCCGGCTCGATATATTAGCCGAACGTTTCTTGATCGGATCGATCACTATCCAACTAAGTCTCATGCTCTCCTCCATATGTTTCACCCACGCATCGTAGTCCCCACCCGGATATCGAATCCGGGTTTGTACCGACTCTTTCGGGTCGAGTATATCCACCCGAAACGGTGACGTCAAGAACCATCCTGACTTACCTTTCTCTGTTTCCATCTCTTGTACCTTCGAGTAAATAAGGTCTCCTCTGTAATACAAATCAACGGCTGAGATCAATCCCGCCGTGGGTGGATCGTGTTTTTCGGACCGGCACGTGTGTTCAGTGAACGGGTACGAGTCAGCAAAGAAAGATCGGTAACCAGAAGGGAAAGAGGAGATAGCTTGGACAACACGTGGATCTTTGATCGAAGGCCACGTAGCAGTTGAGAGTTCTTGCCAGAGCTTTTGTTCCGTGCATAGAGTTTGGAGATAAGAGGACGTTGATGCGGTTGAGGCTAGCGTCGGACCATCGAGTCGTGTCAAGATTTGGGTTTGAATGATGTCCGAATGCAGAGTTGTGATTGATTCATCAACggatgccatttttttttttggaatgtggAGATAAGATgatcaaattttattgaaaaaaaaaagtataaggAGATGATTAAGAAATTAGagaagatgtatatatataatataatgaatGGGGTaatgattaaaagaagaaattaaagaaaaggatAAAGAAGGGAGACAGGTTCAGTCAACCGTGGCTCTTTCAGACTATTCTTATAATTCAAGTTGGGGCAGGAATGATCAAAGTTTTTCTAAGTTTCTATACATAGGTTAGATACCCACGCGTATACACACAATCTATNNttttttttttttttttttttttttttttttttttttttttggtaacgaCATTTTcacatttctttctttataaataaataaaagattcttTTGGGTTAAATATATTGGttgagtttattaaaaaaatctggaGTAGGGTTAAATATATTCAAGAACCGAATTCtgattgttttagaaaaaaatatgatattaaaattttctgaaTTCAGACATCTTAATTTGAAATTCAGAATATTGAAATATCATTTGAATCTGTTTACGTAAAAGTTTTAGATATACTATAgtacaataaagaaaaaagtgggaatttcatgattaaaagattatattaatatatgtttgactgaaaaattgtatattaactgtttatgaaaacaaaattaatatacattttttactTCAGTGTATTTTGTGATCGAATACTTTAGTCTTTAATTTTgcattttatgatttttttttgaatttaattttagctaattttcttgtatttgaaCTTGGATCATGGGTATATTATGCATGTatcattaaattttgtttgtcaataTTCAGATAGTTGTTCTTTGTATCTGCTTTGTCTAAATTCAGATAATTGTTCTTTGAATCTGCCAGATTTATATATTCCAAGTTTGATATCCAACGTTTCATGGTATTTAATACTAATACGTGGCCTTCTCTATTTTTAGGAATTTTGATTGCATATTTTCCATATTCAGATACTTTAATATTTCTGATATCTATTTCAATATATGAAActcttattatttatataatcagTACCGGTGTGAGTGACAGTGCCTAATCTTACTTTAATTTATGTTATCCTATATTTGTAAATATGGATTTTTATCgtgtccaaagaaaaaaaaagaggttatttagaaagaaaaagaaaaaaaagaggaagatcaaAAAGCTTATCTTTAGTAATGTCTCCAACGAACTACATATTTGCCACGTTACTTTATTTCTTGGTTGACTTATCAAACCTTTtgatattaaaaccaaaaaagttggccaagacatttttatttttcatggtCGGTTAATATCTCTTAGACGGATTGGTCCAGTCAAAACCGGTGGTCTAATTATTGgctctctttcttttgtcaacAGGTTGTGGCTTTTTTcattaaacaaagatcttcaacaaaattaaattgatttctaagggaaaaaaatattaatagtaaCGCAGAGATTAGGCCATTCAGCCTAATTTCGTTTTATGCATTGATGTTactgttgaatttttttttgtaataaaaagaaaagttttcaaCATTGAATTAATGCTATAGGCATCATTTAAAATTGAGTAACCTTCAATTGCTTATTTATAGATCAAAGAAAACGTTGAAAATATGGTTAAAGATACAAGCATGACAAATTTCATATAGATACATAGATTTTCAACTACTACGTAGTCTACATTCCTCTAAAATTTGTAGTCTAAAAATTTCACCCAGttcttttttacaatttaaataaatttaacaataaagaTAAAATCCATATTTATATATGATGTTTCCAGTAAATTTTTGACTAATAGGAGAATCTCAAAGATACTTTTTTCTAATACTACTTTTCAAAAATGACCCATTCTTAAAACTTTATCAAAAATGCTACTAAAAATCTGATATTGATTCAATTATGTGTGTaaacttataataatatatacaaactacCTTTATATGTCTGTAAaattttttatactttataaataacttttacatttttttaaaaccttttgaaaaccttataaaactttataaaggTTTGCATTGAGTCTCCAAATAGTAGTTGTTACTATCCAATAccttataaaatttgtaaaatgtaataaattttCAGATTTAAGACATTTTATAAAGATTGATAggtaaaaagggtatttttaaaaattagtacaCCAAAAAgttatttctcaaaaattttctttatatattaattattttatgttaagAAGATAGTtacaatgaagaaaaaaaagagagcaaatAAACTTTATGCAAACTAACAAATATCAAAAGTTGATAATGTGTTTAAAGTGTTCTTAAAAACGGTGTTAAAGATTGTATAAGTAGTAGGCGTTCAAGCGATACCTAAACACCACCTACATACATATAAAATCACGACAATTaactttacataaaaaaatctataaaatcaACGtataccaattaaaaaaaaaatcaaaatatattgtttagaaacaaagaaagtatTTAACAGTgaaaatttaacatatattatatatacaagtttcttttattattatcctCTAGAGAGCACGTCTTTCTGTCGATGGATATATCATATAATCAAAATAGCAAGTGTTAAGTGATGTAGCGTAAACGAGTTTTGCTCTTAAACAGTGATTAGTGAGTGAGCTGTTATATTCGTGTTAGTTATTAGAAGGACCATTGTTGATATTCATTGGCTTATGGGtcgtttatattttttagttttgtttttgctatagAGATTAATATTGAGACGTAAATTTGACAGTCATTATTTTTCTTACTATTTCAGTATTTCTATATTAGTCGACAGATAAAAATTGAtactattttcaattttagTAAACGGTGAATATTTATTGTCTTTTGGCTAAAATAATTCAAcgcttttaatattttttttgttaattcaaTTTGTTGAGAATAGAATCAATAGATGTCAAGTGGAGGTAAGCTAGCTAagtgaattaagaaaaaaaaaaagatgcaaagtgaaatattattaattaatttattataaggaagtattaaattaaacaaaaggagccaaagaagaaacataaaaatcGCAGCCCTTATCCAAATGTCTAATCATGtgttttttaacaaacaaacctAAAGACTTAACAACTCTTTAATGTTCATGTTCCTCTATTCCATCAACGACAAGATTatccttttgtttgtttggttttgcttCGCCGATTCAATCTCTTATTTCGTTTTCgcattaaatctttttttttttggtgatagaAAAATATTAGAGTCATAACAAGTTAACAACATAAGAAGATAACTAAAGAACGTAAACCAGAATAAGTCGGTACGATTTCACTCGGACACTTCCGCTATAGATTCGTGTGTACTCACTCTACCgcaaaagatatataaaacgAAGAACACACCGGTTTCAAGTTTATATGTAAAATGTCCATTAGATTAGTTGGTTGCTTTCATTTTCCATATATGACGCTTAGGTTATCCCCCATAGGAGGTTTTAAGCTgaggttttaaagaaaaagaggaaaaaaataaatcagaaaatgtataattaataagAGGTGCATTTTATTGCCACTTATTTAGTAACCCGAATTTTGCATACGAGACCGTGACGTGTCAGTTACGGGTTGGATGAACTGTTTAATATAGAATTTTgtggttctttttcttcttctctctcgccGTCTCGCGAATCTCTCCGATTGCAAGAGTTGTTTCACAATCAGTTGAGGAGATTGAATTGATTGAATCtggaggagattgaatcgattGGTCATGGGAATTTCACTCTTTGACATTGATGAAGAGACTCGGTTTTCCACTCCACGACACTGTAAGTTTTTCAGGCGAGAAAGAGATGAGCACGACGACAGAGCTATCGACGAAGGAGGCACATGTGCTTAAAGGCCACGAGGGAGCGGTTTTAGCGGCGAGGTTTAACGGAGACGGGAACTACGCTCTCTCCTGCGGCAAGGATCGGACCATCCGTCTCTGGAACCCGCACCGTGGAATCCTAATCAAGACCTACAAATCCCATGGCCGCGACTTTCATGTTACTTCGTTTGATCTCAGCTCTTTCCCGTCTCCAATTTTCGTGATTCTGATTCAAATTTGTGCAGTTTAAGTTTATCATAGTCCAAGTCTATTAGAATTTGGTCGTGTGTGTGTTGCTGTTGTTGATTTCGATTATTATAGTCCAAATAGTTTGATTCTCATACTAATGTCAAGCAAATATCAGTGTTCTGTGGTGGAAGCATTATAATGAGAGTGTTTGATTATTCATAGTTCTATGCTTTCTCCATGAAACAGTTCACAGCAGAAAACCATAATTAACGCAATGGCTGTGAACAACAAGGATGGTGTAAGGAAaccaaaaaagtttaaaacaagaggtttgttttttgtttttttttttaatacggcAAATCGATAATATTATATAACCAAAGTTTTACATGATACATAAAAACCATTCAAATATAACCGTtgaaacaaataaaggaaattgaaCACAATTTCGATGAAGAAGTGAAAGTAACCCTACTGGCCAGACGGAAGCCTTACGGACAACAAAAAGAATCTGTTAAGTCCCCTCTTCATATACTCGTAAAAGGCTAACATCTTATAGATGAAACTCCAAAATGCTTTTCGCATCActctgattaaaaaaatatattgatatattgcTTGAATATGATCTTGATCATGTTTTTTGTAGGACCCTACACATCGTTGCCGCTTAGTAATACATGGTGGTATCTTCTCTTCCTTTGATATGTTGGTTCTCTGTAAACTTGATTTCTCGGGATCCCATATTCGCCGACCAATACACCAACATGTTGTCAGAAGTTTGTATTGAAACCCTTTACCAAAATGGTTTTGGGAATCTCCGGCATCATGGNNNNNNNNNNNNNNNNNNNNNNNNNNNNNNNNNNNNNNNNNNNNNNNNNNNNNNNNNNNNNNNNNNNNNNNNNNNNNNNNNNNNNNNNNNNNNNNNNNNNNNNNNNNNNNNNNNNNNNNNNNNNNNNNNNNNNNNNNNNNNNNNNNNNNNNNNNNNNNNNNNNNNNNNNNNNNNNNNNNNNNNNNNNNNNNNNNNNNNNNNNNNNNNNNNNNNNNNNNNNNNNNNNNNNNNNNNNNNNNNNNNNNNNNNNNNNNNNNNNNNNNNNNNNNNNNNNNNNNNNNNNNNNNNNNNNNNNNNNNNNNNNNNNNNNNNNNNNNNNNNNNNNNNNNNNNNNNNNNNNNNNNNNNNNNNNNNNNNNNNNNNNNNNNNNNNNNNNNNNNNNNNNNNNNNNNNNNNNNNNNNNNNNNNNNNNNNNNNNNNNNNNNNNNNNNNNNNNNNNNNNNNNNNNNNNNNNNNNNNNNNNNNNNNNNNNNNNNNNNNNNNNNNNNNNNNNNNNNNNNNNNNNNNNNNNNNNNNNNNNNNNNNNNNNNNNNNNNNNNNNNNNNNNNNNNNNNNNNNNNNNNNNNNNNNNNNNNNNNNNNNNNNNNNNNNNNNNNNNNNNNNNNNNNNNNNNNNNNNNNNNNNNNNNNNNNNNNNNNNNNNNNNNNNNNNNNNNNNNNNNNNNNNNNNNNNNNNNNNNNNNNNNNNNNNNNNNNNNNNNNNNNNNNNNNNNNNNNNNNNNNNNNNNNNNNNNNNNNNNNNNNNNNNNNNNNNNNNNNNNNNNNNNNNNNNNNNNNNNNNNNNNNNNNNNNNNNNNNNNNNNNNNNNNNNNNNNNNNNNNNNNNNNNNNNNNNNNNNNNNNNNNNNNNNNNNNNNNNNNNNNNNNNNNNNNNNNNNNNNNNNNNNNNNNNNNNNNNNNNNNNNNNNNNNNNNNNNNNNNNNNNNNNNNNNNNNNNNNNNNNNNNNNNNNNNNNNNNNNNNNNNNNNNNNNNNNNNNNNNNNNNNNNNNNNNNNNNNNNNNNNNNNNNNNNNNNNNNNNNNNNNNNNNNNNNNNNNNNNNNNNNNNNNNNNNNNNNNNNNNNNNNNNNNNNNNNNNNNNNNNNNNNNNNNNNNNNNNNNNNNNNNNNNNNNNNNNNNNNNNNNNNNNNNNNNNNNNNNNNNNNNNNNNNNNNNNNNNNNNNNNNNNNNNNNNNNNNNNNNNNNNNNNNNNNNNNNNNNNNNNNNNNNNNNNNNNNNNNNNNNNNNNNNNNNNNNNNNNNNNNNNNNNNNNNNNNNNNNNNNNNNNNNNNNNNNNNNNNNNNNNNNNNNNNNNNNNNNNNNNNNNNNNNNNNNNNNNNNNNNNNNNNNNNNNNNNNNNNNNNNNNNNNNNNNNNNNNNNNNNNNNNNNNNNNNNNNNNNNNNNNNNNNNNNNNNNNNNNNNNNNNNNNNNNNNNNNNNNNNNNNNNNNNNNNNNNNNNNNNNNNNNNNNNNNNNNNNNNNNNNNNNNNNNNNNNNNNNNNNNNNNNNNNNNNNNNNNNNNNNNNNNNNNNNNNNNNNNNNNNNNNNNNNNNNNNNNNNNNNNNNNNNNNNNNNNNNNNNNNNNNNNNNNNNNNNNNNNNNNNNNNNNNNNNNNNNNNNNNNNNNNNNNNNNNNNNNNNNNNNNNNNNNNNNNNNNNNNNNNNNNNNNNNNNNNNNNNNNNNNNNNNNNNNNNNNNNNNNNNNNNNNNNNNNNNNNNNNNNNNNNNNNNNNNNNNNNNNNNNNNNNNNNNNNNNNNNNNNNNNNNNNNNNNNNNNNNNNNNNNNNNNNNNNNNNNNNNNNNNNNNNNNNNNNNNNNNNNNNNNNNNNNNNNNNNNNNNNNNNNNNNNNNNNNNNNNNNNNNNNNNNNNNNNNNNNNNNNNNNNNNNNNNNNNNNNNNNNNNNNNNNNNNNNNNNNNNNNNNNNNNNNNNNNNNNNNNNNNNNNNNNNNNNNNNNNNNNNNNNNNNNNNNNNNNNNNNNNNNNNNNNNNNNNNNNNNNNNNNNNNNNNNNNNNNNNNNNNNNNNNNNNNNNNNNNNNNNNNNNNNNNNNNNNNNNNNNNNNNNNNNNNNNNNNNNNNNNNNNNNNNNNNNNNNNNNNNNNNNNNNNNNNNNNNNNNNNNNNNNNNNNNNNNNNNNNNNNNNNNNNNNNNNNNNNNNNNNNNNNNNNNNNNNNNNNNNNNNNNNNNNNNNNNNNNNNNNNNNNNNNNNNNNNNNNNNNNNNNNNNNNNNNNNNNNNNNNNNNNNNNNNNNNNNNNNNNNNNNNNNNNNNNNNNNNNNNNNNNNNNNNNNNNNNNNNNNNNNNNNNNNNNNNNNNNNNNNNNNNNNNNNNNNNNNNNNNNNNNNNNNNNNNNNNNNNNNNNNNNNNNNNNNNNNNNNNNNNNNNNNNNNNNNNNNNNNNNNNNNNNNNNNNNNNNNNNNNNNNNNNNNNNNNNNNNNNNNNNNNNNNNNNNNNNNNNNNNNNNNNNNNNNNNNNNNNNNNNNNNNNNNNNNNNNNNNNNNNNNNNNNNNNNNNNNNNNNNNNNNNNNNNNNNNNNNNNNNNNNNNNNNNNNNNNNNNNNNNNNNNNNNNNNNNNNNNNNNNNNNNNNNNNNNNNNNNNNNNNNNNNNNNNNNNNNNNNNNNNNNNNNNNNNNNNNNNNNNNNNNNNNNNNNNNNNNNNNNNNNNNNNNNNNNNNNNNNNNNNNNNNNNNNNNNNNNNNNNNNNNNNNNNNNNNNNNNNNNNNNNNNNNNNNNNNNNNNNNNNNNNNNNNNNNNNNNNNNNNNNNNNNNNNNNNNNNNNNNNNNNNNNNNNNNNNNNNNNNNNNNNNNNNNNNNNNNNNNNNNNNNNNNNNNNNNNNNNNNNNNNNNNNNNNNNNNNNNNNNNNNNNNNNNNNNNNNNNNNNNNNNNNNNNNNNNNNNNNNNNNNNNNNNNNNNNNNNNNNNNNNNNNNNNNNNNNNNNNNNNNNNNNNNNNNNNNNNNNNNNNNNNNNNNNNNNNNNNNNNNNNNNNNNNNNNNNNNNNNNNNNNNNNNNNNNNNNNNNNNNNNNNNNNNNNNNNNNNNNNNNNNNNNNNNNNNNNNNNNNNNNNNNNNNNNNNNNNNNNNNNNNNNNNNNNNNNNNNNNNNNNNNNNNNNNNNNNNNNNNNNNNNNNNNNNNNNNNNNNNNNNNNNNNNNNNNNNNNNNNNNNNNNNNNNNNNNNNNNNNNNNNNNNNNNNNNNNNNNNNNNNNNNNNNNNNNNNNNNNNNNNNNNNNNNNNNNNNNNNNNNNNNNNNNNNNNNNNNNNNNNNNNNNNNNNNNNNNNNNNNNNNNNNNNNNNNNNNNNNNNNNNNNNNNNNNNNNNNNNNNNNNNNNNNNNNNNNNNNNNNNNNNNNNNNNNNNNNNNNNNNNNNNNNNNNNNNNNNNNNNNNNNNNNNNNNNNNNNNNNNNNNNNNNNNNNNNNNNNNNNNNNNNNNNNNNNNNNNNNNNNNNNNNNNNNNNNNNNNNNNNNNNNNNNNNNNNNNNNNNNNNNNNNNNNNNNNNNNNNNNNNNNNNNNNNNNNNNNNNNNNNNNNNNNNNNNNNNNNNNNNNNNNNNNNNNNNNNNNNNNNNNNNNNNNNNNNNNNNNNNNNNNNNNNNNNNNNNNNNNNNNNNNNNNNNNNNNNNNNNNNNNNNNNNNNNNNNNNNNNNNNNNNNNNNNNNNNNNNNNNNNNNNNNNNNNNNNNNNNNNNNNNNNNNNNNNNNNNNNNNNNNNNNNNNNNNNNNNNNNNNNNNNNNNNNNNNNNNNNNNNNNNNNNNNNNNNNNNNNNNNNNNNNNNNNNNNNNNNNNNNNNNNNNNNNNNNNNNNNNNNNNNNNNNNNNNNNNNNNNNNNNNNNNNNNNNNNNNNNNNNNNNNNNNNNNNNNNNNNNNNNNNNNNNNNNNNNNNNNNNNNNNNNNNNNNNNNNNNNNNNNNNNNNNNNNNNNNNNNNNNNNNNNNNNNNNNNNNNNNNNNNNNNNNNNNNNNNNNNNNNNNNNNNNNNNNNNNNNNNNNNNNNNNNNNNNNNNNNNNNNNNNNNNNNNNNNNNNNNNNNNNNNNNNNNNNNNNNNNNNNNNNNNNNNNNNNNNNNNNNNNNNNNNNNNNNNNNNNNNNNNNNNNNNNNNNNNNNNNNNNNNNNNNNNNNNNNNNNNNNNNNNNNNNNNNNNNNNNNNNNNNNNNNNNNNNNNNNNNNNNNNNNNNNNNNNNNNNNNNNNNNNNNNNNNNNNNNNNNNNNNNNNNNNNNNNNNNNNNNNNNNNNNNNNNNNNNNNNNNNNNNNNNNNNNNNNNNNNNNNNNNNNNNNNNNNNNNNNNNNNNNNNNNNNNNNNNNNNNNNNNNNNNNNNNNNNNNNNNNNNNNNNNNNNNNNNNNNNNNNNNNNNNNNNNNNNNNNNNNNNNNNNNNNNNNNNNNNNNNNNNNNNNNNNNNNNNNNNNNNNNNNNNNNNNNNNNNNNNNNNNNNNNNNNNNNNNNNNNNNNNNNNNNNNNNNNNNNNNNNNNNNNNNNNNNNNNNNNNNNNNNNNNNNNNNNNNNNNNNNNNNNNNNNNNNNNNNNNNNNNNNNNNNNNNNNNNNNNNNNNNNNNNNNNNNNNNNNNNNNNNNNNNNNNNNNNNNNNNNNNNNNNNNNNNNNNNNNNNNNNNNNNNNNNNNNNNNNNNNNNNNNNNNNNNNNNNNNNNNNNNNNNNNNNNNNNNNNNNNNNNNNNNNNNNNNNNNNNNNNNNNNNNNNNNNNNNNNNNNNNNNNNNNNNNNNNNNNNNNNNNNNNNNNNNNNNNNNNNNNNNNNNNNNNNNNNNNNNNNNNNNNNNNNNNNNNNNNNNNNNNNNNNNNNNNNNNNNNNNNNNNNNNNNNNNNNNNNNNNNNNNNNNNNNNNNNNNNNNNNNNNNNNNNNNNNNNNNNNNNNNNNNNNNNNNNNNNNNNNNNNNNNNNNNNNNNNNNNNNNNNNNNNNNNNNNNNNNNNNNNNNNNNNNNNNNNNNNNNNNNNNNNNNNNNNNNNNNNNNNNNNNNNNNNNNNNNNNNNNNNNNNNNNNNNNNNNNNNNNNNNNNNNNNNNNNNNNNNNNNNNNNNNNNNNNNNNNNNNNNNNNNNNNNNNNNNNNNNNNNNNNNNNNNNNNNNNNNNNNNNNNNNNNNNNNNNNNNNNNNNNNNNNNNNNNNNNNNNNNNNNNNNNNNNNNNNNNNNNNNNNNNNNNNNNNNNNNNNNNNNNNNNNNNNNNNNNNNNNNNNNNNNNNNNNNNNNNNNNNNNNNNNNNNNNNNNNNNNNNNNNNNNNNNNNNNNNNNNNNNNNNNNNNNNNNNNNNNNNNNNNNNNNNNNNNNNNNNNNNNNNNNNNNNNNNNNNNNNNNNNNNNNNNNNNNNNNNNNNNNNNNNNNNNNNNNNNNNNNNNNNNNNNNNNNNNNNNNNNNNNNNNNNNNNNNNNNNNNNNNNNN is a genomic window containing:
- the LOC104752629 gene encoding F-box protein At2g27310-like, producing the protein MASVDESITTLHSDIIQTQILTRLDGPTLASTASTSSYLQTLCTEQKLWQELSTATWPSIKDPRVVQAISSFPSGYRSFFADSYPFTEHTCRSEKHDPPTAGLISAVDLYYRGDLIYSKVQEMETEKGKSGWFLTSPFRVDILDPKESVQTRIRYPGGDYDAWVKHMEESMRLSWIVIDPIKKRSANISSRKAVSARRNWLTGDLEIRFSTVVTAEAAAEVAAVVSCGSAEAWKEVDEEVGGEVHVRDVRLQVEDIEGKCMKGKDSLVILQGLLEGKRCCKDGEERRAKERYEGYVGTKRQWREKKECREKAQDTICMIFGFSLFVLLWSFILLR